From the Gallaecimonas mangrovi genome, one window contains:
- the fliE gene encoding flagellar hook-basal body complex protein FliE: protein MKIDNIQTQQVLLQEMAQMSRAADGIEKNPIGEATGVPFSSLMNNGINAVDLDQHKASALMQAVETGQSDDLVGAMVASQKAGLSFSALLQVRNKLVSGFDDIMRIPL, encoded by the coding sequence ATGAAAATCGACAACATTCAAACCCAGCAGGTTCTGCTGCAGGAAATGGCGCAAATGAGCCGCGCTGCCGATGGCATTGAAAAAAATCCCATTGGCGAGGCCACCGGTGTTCCTTTCTCTAGCCTGATGAACAACGGCATCAATGCCGTTGATCTTGACCAGCATAAAGCCTCGGCACTGATGCAAGCCGTTGAAACCGGCCAGAGCGATGACTTAGTGGGGGCGATGGTTGCCAGCCAAAAAGCCGGGCTCAGCTTCTCGGCCCTGCTGCAGGTCAGAAACAAACTGGTTTCTGGCTTTGACGACATCATGCGCATTCCGCTGTAA
- a CDS encoding flagellar protein, translated as MLKRYLERQQKVLESIGNEKIKSEQERQRQLERLKSLNTFDAHLSEVNSGNALIHQNRLALRHQLENLLVTQQQETDLAQLDWLHQQQQLLRQFGKVKGLELNQKKRAELARAKGLKQEQRELDEWLNARVHTRRRAPD; from the coding sequence ATGCTAAAACGTTACCTTGAACGCCAGCAAAAAGTGCTTGAAAGCATCGGCAATGAAAAAATCAAAAGCGAGCAGGAACGCCAGCGCCAGCTGGAAAGGCTTAAATCGCTGAACACTTTTGACGCGCATTTAAGCGAGGTCAATAGCGGCAATGCCCTTATCCACCAAAACCGCCTGGCGCTTAGGCATCAGCTGGAAAACCTGCTGGTGACCCAGCAACAAGAAACCGATTTGGCGCAACTGGACTGGCTACATCAGCAGCAACAGCTACTGCGCCAATTCGGTAAGGTTAAGGGCTTGGAACTTAACCAAAAAAAACGCGCCGAACTGGCGCGAGCTAAGGGACTAAAACAGGAACAGCGGGAATTGGACGAGTGGCTTAATGCC
- a CDS encoding FliI/YscN family ATPase, translating to MSELASRLSRVAGNLDNLHLGDVAGRLVRVTGLTLEVVGCRLVIGQRCEVDTKDNGPVLAEVVGFDRDTAFLMPYRPISGLYSGAAVRPLEGDWLFPAGQQLLGRVFDGLMQPLDGLAPAQGELIALHTTPLNPMRRKLVDQPLDVGVRSINALLTPGKGQRLGLFAGAGLGKSVLLGMMTRYTRASIVIVGLIGERGREVREFIEQALGEEGLKRAVVIAAPADQPPLLRLRAAEVCHRLAEYFRDQGEDVLLLMDSFTRYAQAQRELALAIGEPPATRGYPPSVFTSLTRLAERSGNGQSNGSLSAIYTVLAEGDDQHDPIADSARSILDGHVVLSRELAEAGHFPAIDINASVSRVMNQVTDKHQQQLAQRCRLLLSRYQQVKELLPLGGYQPGQDPELDMAVGRYPKLAAFLQQDVLESASLEASVDALSEVLG from the coding sequence TTGAGCGAACTTGCCTCAAGGCTAAGCCGGGTTGCTGGCAACCTAGATAACTTGCATCTGGGTGATGTGGCCGGCCGCCTGGTGCGGGTAACCGGCTTGACCCTTGAGGTGGTTGGCTGCCGGTTGGTGATAGGCCAGCGCTGCGAAGTGGATACCAAAGATAACGGCCCGGTGCTGGCAGAGGTGGTGGGTTTTGACCGCGACACCGCTTTTTTAATGCCGTACCGGCCGATTAGCGGCCTTTATTCCGGCGCCGCCGTGCGCCCTTTGGAAGGTGATTGGCTGTTCCCGGCCGGCCAGCAGCTCCTTGGCCGGGTTTTTGATGGCTTAATGCAACCGCTTGATGGCCTGGCGCCTGCTCAAGGCGAGCTGATAGCGCTTCATACCACGCCCCTTAACCCGATGCGCCGCAAATTAGTGGACCAACCCCTCGATGTGGGGGTGCGGTCCATTAATGCGCTTTTAACCCCCGGTAAGGGCCAGCGTCTTGGCCTTTTTGCCGGGGCGGGCCTGGGTAAAAGTGTGCTGTTGGGAATGATGACCCGCTACACCCGCGCCTCGATTGTGATTGTTGGGCTAATTGGCGAGCGGGGCCGGGAAGTGCGCGAATTTATCGAGCAGGCACTTGGGGAAGAGGGCCTGAAGCGGGCGGTGGTGATTGCCGCCCCTGCCGACCAGCCGCCGCTACTTAGGCTGCGCGCCGCCGAGGTTTGCCATCGTTTGGCCGAGTATTTTCGTGACCAGGGCGAAGACGTGCTGCTACTGATGGACTCTTTTACTCGCTACGCCCAGGCCCAGCGAGAATTGGCGCTGGCCATTGGTGAGCCACCGGCTACCCGTGGTTATCCGCCGTCGGTCTTTACCAGCCTGACTCGCCTGGCCGAACGCAGTGGTAATGGCCAGAGCAACGGCTCACTGTCGGCCATTTATACGGTGCTGGCCGAAGGGGACGACCAACACGACCCCATTGCCGATTCGGCGCGCTCGATTCTTGACGGCCACGTGGTACTGAGCCGCGAATTGGCCGAAGCCGGGCATTTTCCGGCGATTGACATCAATGCCTCGGTGAGCCGGGTGATGAACCAGGTTACCGACAAGCACCAGCAGCAGTTAGCACAGCGCTGCCGCTTGCTGCTGTCTCGCTATCAACAAGTCAAAGAACTGCTGCCCCTTGGTGGCTATCAGCCAGGGCAAGACCCTGAGCTGGATATGGCGGTGGGCCGTTATCCAAAACTGGCGGCTTTTTTGCAGCAAGATGTGCTGGAGTCGGCCAGTCTTGAGGCCAGTGTCGATGCCCTTTCAGAGGTACTGGGCTGA
- a CDS encoding FliG C-terminal domain-containing protein, which produces MNELTTERADLDKAAILLLSMGEAAAARIMARLSRDEVTALSMRMAKLSGVSTQDARSVIQQFFDSYREQSGISAASRQYLERTLDLALGKRLARGMVDGIYGDALKQELNALQWVPPETLARFFRNEHPQLQAVLLAFLPPENASAVMASLPEDQHDDLLYRVANLKEVPDQVLDELKVTLTRCLSFVSEQSTAKVDGLRQAADILNRYQGDRSALMDMLKLHNEDTATAVADNMYDFMTLSRQSDEVLQTLVQEVPAETLALALKGADAKVHDALVTALPKRMAQSLDDAKQALGLVPISKVEGARNEIMQLVRTLHETGQLNYQLFEEKVVS; this is translated from the coding sequence ATGAACGAACTCACGACTGAACGAGCCGATCTGGATAAGGCAGCCATTTTGCTGCTGTCCATGGGCGAGGCGGCGGCGGCCCGGATCATGGCGCGCCTGAGCCGTGACGAAGTTACCGCACTGTCGATGCGCATGGCCAAGCTGTCCGGGGTGTCTACCCAAGATGCCCGCTCGGTTATCCAGCAGTTTTTCGACAGCTACCGCGAGCAATCTGGCATTAGCGCCGCCTCGCGCCAATACCTTGAGCGCACCCTGGACCTGGCGCTGGGCAAACGTTTGGCCCGCGGCATGGTTGACGGTATTTACGGTGATGCCCTCAAGCAGGAACTTAATGCCCTGCAATGGGTTCCGCCAGAAACCCTGGCCCGTTTCTTCCGTAACGAACACCCGCAGTTACAGGCGGTGTTGCTGGCGTTTTTGCCGCCGGAAAATGCCTCAGCGGTGATGGCATCGCTGCCGGAAGACCAGCACGACGACCTGTTGTACCGGGTAGCCAACCTCAAAGAGGTGCCCGACCAGGTGCTGGACGAGCTGAAAGTAACCTTGACGCGCTGCTTAAGCTTTGTGTCTGAGCAGTCCACCGCCAAGGTCGACGGTCTTCGCCAAGCGGCCGACATCTTGAACCGCTATCAGGGCGATCGCAGCGCCTTGATGGACATGCTCAAGCTGCACAACGAAGACACCGCCACCGCCGTTGCCGACAACATGTACGACTTTATGACCCTGTCTCGCCAGTCTGACGAAGTGCTGCAGACCCTGGTGCAGGAAGTGCCTGCCGAAACCCTGGCCCTGGCGCTAAAAGGCGCCGATGCCAAGGTGCACGACGCCTTGGTTACGGCGCTGCCGAAACGGATGGCACAAAGTCTTGACGATGCCAAGCAGGCGTTGGGGTTAGTGCCTATCAGCAAAGTGGAAGGTGCTCGCAACGAAATCATGCAACTGGTGCGCACCCTGCATGAAACCGGCCAGCTGAATTACCAGCTGTTCGAGGAAAAAGTGGTCAGCTAA
- the fliF gene encoding flagellar basal-body MS-ring/collar protein FliF, with protein sequence MAELINSVAEGGNTVVDGVKSLAGRWRNISKDNRSAAVVALLAATVAAAIVLILWTSSRHYVPLYGSQEMYDKANIIENLEKEGIDFRLDGDSGDILVGEDQLASTRMTLAARGVKAALPSGFSDLNKMSELGTSQFMENARYVHALEGELARTMMSLDAISSARVHLAIPKRTLFVGREEEKPSASVMVDVKTALSASQVQAIVNLVAGAVPGMKPNAISVVDQKGELLSAGLDDPTNSTRLSVKQMDYTSQLESRIAKRAKDMLNPLLGGENYRVQVAADVDFSTVDQTSESLDGTPVVVDESSTKDNNTDALSMGIPGALSNRPPVAKNQTQGQNNQNSDQPQKSLSQREQSSRKFDTGRSVTHTKFALGRLKHMSVSVLLNNAKAPKGGWTPAQLTEMTNMLKNAVGFDATRGDQFSINTFNFSPETLVNDQPASNPWWRDPVYLSYLRYGLGSLLLLLLLLFGVRPLVKHLTRPPEPVADSRDDLALGVDEEGEGDEDSDALDDETRDLLASLPPPGSELDVQLKHLQLLVDKETTRVTEVVKQWVNGNERTHD encoded by the coding sequence ATGGCTGAGTTAATCAATTCTGTTGCCGAAGGCGGAAACACGGTCGTTGATGGGGTCAAATCCCTGGCCGGGCGCTGGCGCAATATTTCTAAAGATAACCGCTCGGCGGCGGTGGTGGCCTTACTGGCGGCCACCGTCGCTGCCGCTATTGTGCTTATTCTCTGGACCAGTAGTCGCCATTACGTGCCGCTTTATGGCAGCCAAGAGATGTATGACAAAGCGAACATCATTGAAAACCTTGAAAAAGAAGGTATCGATTTTCGTCTGGACGGCGACAGCGGCGACATTTTAGTTGGTGAAGACCAGTTGGCCAGCACCCGGATGACGCTGGCTGCCCGCGGTGTTAAGGCAGCACTGCCTTCCGGTTTTAGTGACCTTAATAAAATGTCGGAGCTGGGTACCAGCCAGTTCATGGAAAATGCCCGCTATGTGCACGCCTTGGAAGGCGAGCTGGCCCGCACCATGATGTCGCTCGATGCCATCAGCAGTGCCCGGGTGCATTTGGCCATTCCCAAACGCACCTTATTTGTGGGGCGCGAAGAGGAAAAACCCTCTGCCTCGGTGATGGTGGATGTCAAAACGGCGCTTAGTGCCAGCCAGGTGCAGGCCATTGTCAACTTGGTTGCAGGCGCCGTACCCGGCATGAAGCCCAATGCCATTTCGGTGGTTGACCAAAAAGGCGAGCTGCTGTCAGCAGGTCTTGACGACCCCACCAACAGCACCCGCTTGTCGGTTAAACAAATGGACTACACCAGTCAGCTGGAAAGTCGCATTGCCAAGCGTGCCAAAGACATGCTGAACCCGCTTTTGGGCGGTGAAAACTACCGGGTGCAGGTGGCAGCCGACGTGGACTTTTCTACCGTCGACCAAACCAGCGAGTCTTTGGACGGCACGCCGGTGGTGGTGGATGAAAGTAGCACCAAAGACAACAACACCGATGCCCTTTCCATGGGCATTCCCGGGGCATTGTCTAACCGGCCGCCGGTGGCGAAGAACCAAACCCAGGGCCAGAACAACCAAAATAGCGACCAGCCGCAAAAGTCGTTGAGTCAGCGCGAACAAAGCTCGCGCAAATTTGATACCGGCCGCTCGGTTACCCACACCAAGTTTGCCCTTGGCAGACTTAAACACATGTCGGTGTCGGTGCTGCTCAATAATGCCAAAGCCCCGAAAGGAGGCTGGACGCCCGCGCAGCTGACTGAAATGACCAACATGCTGAAAAACGCCGTTGGTTTTGATGCCACCCGCGGTGACCAGTTCAGCATTAATACCTTTAACTTCTCCCCTGAAACCCTGGTTAACGACCAGCCTGCTAGCAACCCTTGGTGGCGTGACCCGGTTTATCTGAGCTACTTGCGCTATGGCCTTGGCAGCCTGCTGCTGCTGTTGTTGTTGCTGTTTGGGGTACGGCCCTTGGTTAAACACCTTACCCGGCCGCCAGAGCCGGTGGCCGATAGCCGCGATGACTTGGCCTTGGGTGTTGACGAAGAAGGCGAGGGCGACGAAGACAGCGATGCCCTGGACGACGAAACCCGCGACTTGCTGGCCTCCTTGCCACCGCCGGGTTCGGAATTGGATGTCCAACTTAAGCACCTGCAGTTGCTGGTAGACAAAGAAACAACTCGGGTAACCGAAGTGGTCAAACAATGGGTGAATGGCAATGAACGAACTCACGACTGA
- a CDS encoding FliH/SctL family protein gives MEKIKGNYRRHRFLSLSSLNAKESGEMDPFQQGYDDGFIQGQEKGLAQGLIDGRQQGHEQGMQAGYSEGLKAGEASGKADFIDAIDPAQAMQKALEEARNQQLKDNTDSLCELVEQVARRVIHAELTLNPKQILGLVNEAVGRMDSSQGPLKIFLSSEDHQRLAKVGVNHCGAYPLLIDNSLGTGDCRLESKNQQLEVKTEERLETCMEQVRQELEADA, from the coding sequence ATGGAAAAGATCAAGGGCAATTACCGACGCCATCGCTTCTTGTCACTGTCCTCGCTCAATGCCAAGGAAAGTGGCGAAATGGACCCTTTTCAGCAGGGCTACGACGACGGTTTTATCCAGGGCCAGGAAAAAGGCCTGGCTCAGGGCCTGATCGACGGTCGTCAGCAAGGCCATGAGCAGGGCATGCAAGCCGGTTACAGCGAAGGCTTAAAAGCCGGCGAAGCCTCGGGCAAAGCGGATTTTATTGACGCCATTGACCCGGCGCAGGCCATGCAAAAGGCCTTGGAAGAGGCGCGTAACCAGCAATTAAAAGACAACACCGACAGCCTCTGTGAACTGGTAGAACAGGTGGCAAGGCGGGTTATTCACGCCGAACTGACCTTAAACCCCAAGCAGATCTTGGGGCTGGTCAATGAAGCGGTCGGGCGCATGGATTCAAGCCAAGGACCGCTAAAAATCTTCCTGTCCAGCGAAGACCATCAACGCCTGGCCAAGGTTGGGGTGAATCATTGCGGCGCTTATCCGCTGTTGATTGACAACAGCCTCGGTACCGGCGATTGCCGCCTGGAAAGTAAAAACCAGCAGCTTGAGGTGAAAACTGAAGAGCGCCTTGAAACCTGTATGGAACAGGTGCGCCAAGAGCTGGAGGCCGACGCTTGA